The nucleotide window TTGTATGCATCACACATCTTCAATCCCGCTATCTTCGCAATCGCATAATAGGAATTACTGGGCTCAAGAGAGCTTGTCAAAAGTGCCTCTTCAGCAATCGGTTGCGGTGACATCTTTGGATAAATACAGCTCGACCCAAGATAAAGCAGTTTCGTCACACCAGACTGGCGGGCTGCCTCCAAGATATTTACAGAAATAGAAAGATTATCGTGAATGAATTGCGCAGGCTGACTCACGTTTGCGTGAATCCCACCAACTTTTGCGGCCGCTAGAAAAACATAGTCTGGCTTTTGATTCTCGAAAAATTCCCGAGTCGCTCTCTGGTCACAAAGGTCCAACTCGCTGCGCGACAAACAAATTAGATTACGGTAACCGCTGGATTCAAGCTTTCTGCAAAGCGCACTACCGACAAGGCCGTTATGGCCAGCCACATAGATTTTAGCACCCGTATCCATCGTAAAATCAGTCCTTTGCCATCTCGTGCTCACGCTTGGCTATCTTAAAATCATTGCGCGCCATATCTCGCACCAAATCTTCAAAGCTTGTTTTCGCGGTCCATCCAAGCTTCTCTTTGGCCTTAGACGGGTCTCCCAAAAGCGTCTCCACTTCAGCGGGACGAAAATAACGCGGCTCTACCTCAACAATCACCCGGCCATCGGTGGTGATGCCTTTTTCATCAAGGCCCTCACCTTCAAAACGCAGAGGGATTTCCAACTCATCGGCCGCGAGCTGAACGAACTCTCTTACCGAATGCTGTTCACCTGTAGCGATCACGAAATCATCGGGTTCGTCTTGTTGCAACATCATCCACATGGCCTCGACGTAGTCGCGTGCATGCCCCCAATCACGACGTGCATCCATATTACCTAAGAAAAGTTTATCCTGTGTACCTAGCTTAATGCGCGCCAGTGCACGGGTGACCTTACGGGTGACAAAAGTTTCTCCACGAATGGGCGACTCATGGTTAAAGCAAATCCCATTGCATGCATACATTCCGTAAGACTCTCGGTAATTCACCACAACCCAGTGCGCGTAAACTTTCGCAGCCCCATAAGGTGAGCGCGGGTAAAACGGCGTCAATTCCGTTTGAGGGGTTTCACGAACCTTCCCAAACATCTCCGATGTTGAAGCCTGATAAACTCGAGTCTTATCTTGCAGGCCGAGTATGCGCACCGCTTCTAATAAGCGAAGGACACCGACACCGTCTGACTCGGCCGTATACTCTGGCTCCTCGAAAGAAACCGCCACATGACTTTGAGCTGCGAGGTTGTAAACTTCGTCTGGTGAAGACTTGCGAATTGCACTCACAAGACTCGACGTATCGGTCATATCACCATGGTGGAGGATGAATTTCCGATCTTTTGTATGGGGGTGTTGGTAAAGGTGGTCAATTCTCGCCGTGTTAAAGAGCGAGGAACGACGTTTTATTCCGTGAACGATGTAACCTTTGTTCAACAAGAGTTCTGCCAGATAGGCGCCATCTTGCCCCGTAATCCCAGTTATGAGTGCAACCTTTGCCATTACAAACCTCCAAATTCATCCTACAATGTGCGCACGGAAAAACTCACGACGCAAATTGTCCGCGAATCAGCTATTGCCTATTTAAATCAATCACTTAAGAGCATGTCAATCCGGTCACCTAGGCTTTGATCGAAGAAATATTTCGCCAGTTTGTTAACGTGACGCCTTAAATCCGACTTGCACCCGTAGCTTCCCGCCCCAAAGAGAGCATTCCCATTTTGGGAACACGCGAAAAGTAACAAAAAGTAGTCTTATGTATGCGGGCAAAACCACCGCTGCTCACATTGCCCCACACGCGCATACTGTGTCTCACTTTGAGTCAAGAAACTCAAAGTTTTACGTGCAAGCATCGTATCCACCTCATAAACTTAAAGGAGTAGGGATGGGAATCCGCAGGGGGAGCAGTAATGAAAAAAATTCAATCCAATAAAGCATTTAAGACACTCACCGCATGCCTGGCGTCGGTTTCCCTGCTTCTCGGTTGTGCCGCACAACAAGCTCAACCCGTGCCATCGCCTGAAAAAGAAGAGACCCAAAAGGCAGCCACGCCTGCTTCTCAAAATGAGACCGAGCAGCACGTTGTGATCAACGATGACTTAACCGCAAGTGAACTTTTAGAGGTTGCGCTGGGCTATCTCAAATCGGGTCAGGATGCAGTCGCCGCAGAAGCATTCAGCCGTGCCATCGCAACTGGATACTTGAGTGATGCAGGTCGCTCACTTGCTTACTGGTACATTCACCTCGCACACAAATCACAAGGCAACCAAGATGCCAGCATCGACGCTTTGGCCTCATTCGTCATTCTCGCTGAAGATCTCATGGCCAGCCGAGGCGCTTACCAATTCGCTGGCGGGCAGCCCGACGACTTCATCATGCAGTTCGACTTATCTCGGCGGCTTTCGCTGGCACGAGCGGTTATGTCCTCAAGCTGGGCCCGCCGGTCGTCGACATTTGGTCGCTCACCTCAGCACCCGGTTATGGTTCATGATGATATCGAACTGGCCTACTTCGTTGAGCTCTCATCGGCATGTACAAGCGGAGGCCACGAGATGGCACGCCAAACACTTTTGGTCAGTGGCGAGTTGATTCATCAAGTCACCATCAACTGCACGCCGAATACATCTGCACAGAATTTCTACTTCGAAATCCACAAATCTGCCACAGAGCGATTCCCACTCGCCCGTCGATAACATTTTCTACTGATAAATCAGCACATTCTGCCCCTCGGCGGGTCCTCGACCTTGCCGGGGACACATTCGTCTTGTAGAAGGCCAGCTCCCTATTTAGGAGTGGCACGATGTCAAACAAGCAAGCCTCACGTATTACACCACGCAGCGAAGACTATTCGCGCTGGTACCAAGATGTTATCCGCCAGGGCGATCTCGCCGAGCCGGCTGAAGTTGTCAAAGGTTCTATGGTTATCAAACCTCATGGTTTCGCGATTTGGGAGAAAATCCAACGTGCCCTCGACGATATGTTCAAGGCAACCGGGCACCAAAACGCTTATTTCCCCCTGCTGATTCCTGAGAGCTTCATCAAACGAGAAGCTGAGCACGTAGAGGGATTTTCACCAGAGCTGGCAGTAGTCACTCACGCTGGTGGTAAAGAGCTCGAGGAGCCCTATGTGATTCGGCCGACCAGTGAGACCATCATTGGCCACTTCTTTGCACGCTGGATCGATAGCTACAAAGAGCTGCCTCTACTGATCAACCAGTGGGCGAATGTCATGCGCTGGGAACTTAGAACACGTATGTTTTTAAGAACCAGTGAGTTTCTCTGGCAGGAAGGTCACACCGCACACTCCAACCACCCAGAAGCACTTGAAGAAGTTCGTAGAATGCTCGATATCTACGCAGACTTCGCAGAGAACTGGATGGCTATGCCAGTCATCAAAGGCCTCAAGACAGATACTGAGAAGTTTGCTGGTGCACTGCAAAGCTATTGTATCGAAGCCATGATGCAAGATGGTAAGGCTCTCCAAGCCGGGACCAGCCATGATCTGGGTCAAAACTTCGGTAAAGCCTTTGATGTTAAGTTTCAAAGCAAAGAAGGTAAGCAAGAATACGTCTGGCAAACCAGTTGGGGTGTTTCTACACGCCTCATCGGCGGTCTCATCATGACCCACTCCGACGACAACGGTTTGGTCTTGCCTCCGAAACTGGCACCGGTTCAAACCGCTATCATTCCTATTGTGGGTAAAAAATCCAACGACGCTCTGATCATGGAGAAAGCTGAAGCGATTCGTAAGGAGCTTCAAGCCCGCGGCATCAGCACCGTCGTTGATTCCAGAGATTACCGTCCAGGCCACAAGTACTTCGAATGGGAGCAAAAAGGTGTCCCGGTTCGTCTTGAATTAGGGCAGCGCGATAT belongs to Deltaproteobacteria bacterium and includes:
- the gmd gene encoding GDP-mannose 4,6-dehydratase; protein product: MAKVALITGITGQDGAYLAELLLNKGYIVHGIKRRSSLFNTARIDHLYQHPHTKDRKFILHHGDMTDTSSLVSAIRKSSPDEVYNLAAQSHVAVSFEEPEYTAESDGVGVLRLLEAVRILGLQDKTRVYQASTSEMFGKVRETPQTELTPFYPRSPYGAAKVYAHWVVVNYRESYGMYACNGICFNHESPIRGETFVTRKVTRALARIKLGTQDKLFLGNMDARRDWGHARDYVEAMWMMLQQDEPDDFVIATGEQHSVREFVQLAADELEIPLRFEGEGLDEKGITTDGRVIVEVEPRYFRPAEVETLLGDPSKAKEKLGWTAKTSFEDLVRDMARNDFKIAKREHEMAKD
- a CDS encoding proline--tRNA ligase — encoded protein: MSNKQASRITPRSEDYSRWYQDVIRQGDLAEPAEVVKGSMVIKPHGFAIWEKIQRALDDMFKATGHQNAYFPLLIPESFIKREAEHVEGFSPELAVVTHAGGKELEEPYVIRPTSETIIGHFFARWIDSYKELPLLINQWANVMRWELRTRMFLRTSEFLWQEGHTAHSNHPEALEEVRRMLDIYADFAENWMAMPVIKGLKTDTEKFAGALQSYCIEAMMQDGKALQAGTSHDLGQNFGKAFDVKFQSKEGKQEYVWQTSWGVSTRLIGGLIMTHSDDNGLVLPPKLAPVQTAIIPIVGKKSNDALIMEKAEAIRKELQARGISTVVDSRDYRPGHKYFEWEQKGVPVRLELGQRDIDNNKVMYKERSQDQKDSMSLDNVGEVIEKILNDQQNNLLAAAKKRLADNTLSVDSYDDFKDVFGQEEGKFVMAHWDGTAETEARVKEETKATIRCIPLEGDIEAGECIVTGKPS